The Sulfitobacter donghicola DSW-25 = KCTC 12864 = JCM 14565 genome has a segment encoding these proteins:
- a CDS encoding phosphoserine transaminase gives MAITPPDARPTNPRFSSGPCAKPPTFDLAKLSGAPLGRSHRAAPGKAKLLAAIETTREVLGIPADYKIGIVPASDTGAYEMAMWNLLGERHVEMLAWESFGSGWVTDALKQLKVDATEKTAPYGEIVDLDGVNFDNDVCFTYNGTTSGVRVPANFDIPADRAGLTLCDATSAAFAMDLPWDRLDVTTFSWQKVLGGEAAHGMLILSPRAVERLESYTPAWPLPKIFRLTKGGKLIDGIFTGATINTPSMLCVEDYLFALDWAKSVGGLKGMIARADANTAAVTAFVEAHDWIDFLAVDPATRSNTSVCLKFTDERITDGAAFAKAVAKRLADENIALDIGAYRDAPAGLRIWCGATVETSDIEAMLPWLDYAFNAELNA, from the coding sequence ATGGCTATAACACCACCGGACGCACGTCCGACGAATCCGCGTTTTTCCTCTGGACCATGCGCAAAACCCCCCACATTTGATTTGGCAAAATTGTCTGGCGCGCCTTTGGGCCGCAGCCACCGTGCCGCACCTGGTAAAGCCAAGTTGCTAGCAGCGATCGAGACAACACGCGAAGTCCTCGGCATTCCTGCCGACTATAAAATCGGTATCGTACCGGCCTCTGACACAGGCGCCTATGAAATGGCGATGTGGAACCTTTTGGGCGAACGCCACGTTGAGATGCTCGCGTGGGAAAGCTTTGGCTCTGGCTGGGTCACTGACGCGCTGAAGCAGTTAAAAGTCGACGCGACAGAGAAAACCGCCCCCTACGGCGAGATCGTTGATCTGGACGGTGTGAACTTCGACAATGATGTTTGCTTTACCTACAACGGCACGACTTCTGGTGTGCGCGTTCCTGCCAATTTCGACATTCCCGCAGACCGCGCAGGCCTGACCCTGTGCGATGCCACATCCGCAGCCTTTGCGATGGACCTGCCATGGGATCGTTTGGACGTCACCACATTCAGCTGGCAAAAAGTACTGGGCGGCGAAGCGGCCCACGGCATGCTGATCCTCAGCCCGCGCGCTGTTGAACGTCTGGAAAGCTACACACCTGCATGGCCCCTGCCAAAAATCTTCCGCTTGACCAAAGGCGGCAAGCTGATCGACGGTATCTTTACGGGCGCCACGATCAACACACCCTCCATGTTGTGCGTTGAGGACTATTTGTTCGCGCTGGATTGGGCGAAATCTGTTGGTGGCCTGAAGGGCATGATCGCCCGTGCAGATGCCAACACCGCTGCAGTAACTGCATTTGTTGAGGCACACGACTGGATCGATTTCCTTGCGGTTGATCCTGCGACACGCTCCAACACATCTGTTTGCCTCAAGTTCACCGACGAGCGTATCACCGATGGGGCAGCCTTTGCCAAAGCCGTTGCAAAACGTCTGGCAGACGAAAACATCGCATTGGATATCGGTGCATACCGTGACGCGCCTGCTGGCCTGCGCATCTGGTGCGGCGCAACCGTTGAGACATCCGACATCGAAGCCATGCTTCCGTGGCTCGACTACGCGTTCAACGCCGAACTCAACGCATAA